From the genome of Xyrauchen texanus isolate HMW12.3.18 chromosome 22, RBS_HiC_50CHRs, whole genome shotgun sequence, one region includes:
- the mrpl35 gene encoding 39S ribosomal protein L35, mitochondrial isoform X3: protein MAATLTRGLLRSLSVLGRECVTPAVRASLQTPRFSTLVQRHVLRALPPVHSTGPFQQTALLNRVTPLIPSLKLQPSRNLTYYSLRKGKRKSVKSVVQRFLRLHCGLWVRRKAGYKKKLWKKSAVRKKRLREHVFCNKTQCKLLDKMTTSFWKRRNWYLNDPYQKYHDRVNLKV, encoded by the exons ATGGCGGCCACCTTGACAAGAG GTTTACTGAGATCTCTGTCGGTGCTGGGGAGAGAGTGTGTCACTCCTGCTGTCAGAGCCTCACTGCAGACACCACGCTTCTCTACTTTAGTACAAAGACATGTTTTAAGAGCTCTGCCTCCTGTTCATAGCACTGGTCCCTTCCAACAGACTGCCCTACTCAATCG TGTAACCCCACTCATCCCTTCCTTGAAGCTCCAGCCAAGCAGAAATTTGACATACTACAGTCTGAGGAAAGGCAAGAGGAAGTCTGTGAAGTCAGTTGTGCAAAGGTTTCTCAGGCTGCACTGTGGCCTGTGGGTGAGGAGGAAG GCTGGATATAAGAAAAAGCTGTGGAAGAAGTCAGCAGTCCGGAAGAAGCGACTGCGagaacatgtattctgtaataaaACTCAGTGTAAACTCTTGGACAAAATGACCACATCCTTCTGGAAAAGAAGGAACTGGTATCTCAATGATCCCTACCAGAAGTACCATGATCGAGTTAACCTCAAAGTGTAA
- the mrpl35 gene encoding 39S ribosomal protein L35, mitochondrial isoform X2, giving the protein MAATLTRGLSGLLRSLSVLGRECVTPAVRASLQTPRFSTLVQRHVLRALPPVHSTGPFQQTALLNRVTPLIPSLKLQPSRNLTYYSLRKGKRKSVKSVVQRFLRLHCGLWVRRKAGYKKKLWKKSAVRKKRLREHVFCNKTQCKLLDKMTTSFWKRRNWYLNDPYQKYHDRVNLKV; this is encoded by the exons ATGGCGGCCACCTTGACAAGAGGTCTCTCAG GTTTACTGAGATCTCTGTCGGTGCTGGGGAGAGAGTGTGTCACTCCTGCTGTCAGAGCCTCACTGCAGACACCACGCTTCTCTACTTTAGTACAAAGACATGTTTTAAGAGCTCTGCCTCCTGTTCATAGCACTGGTCCCTTCCAACAGACTGCCCTACTCAATCG TGTAACCCCACTCATCCCTTCCTTGAAGCTCCAGCCAAGCAGAAATTTGACATACTACAGTCTGAGGAAAGGCAAGAGGAAGTCTGTGAAGTCAGTTGTGCAAAGGTTTCTCAGGCTGCACTGTGGCCTGTGGGTGAGGAGGAAG GCTGGATATAAGAAAAAGCTGTGGAAGAAGTCAGCAGTCCGGAAGAAGCGACTGCGagaacatgtattctgtaataaaACTCAGTGTAAACTCTTGGACAAAATGACCACATCCTTCTGGAAAAGAAGGAACTGGTATCTCAATGATCCCTACCAGAAGTACCATGATCGAGTTAACCTCAAAGTGTAA
- the mrpl35 gene encoding 39S ribosomal protein L35, mitochondrial isoform X1, with amino-acid sequence MAATLTRGLSGLKCLLRSLSVLGRECVTPAVRASLQTPRFSTLVQRHVLRALPPVHSTGPFQQTALLNRVTPLIPSLKLQPSRNLTYYSLRKGKRKSVKSVVQRFLRLHCGLWVRRKAGYKKKLWKKSAVRKKRLREHVFCNKTQCKLLDKMTTSFWKRRNWYLNDPYQKYHDRVNLKV; translated from the exons ATGGCGGCCACCTTGACAAGAGGTCTCTCAGGTTTGAAAT GTTTACTGAGATCTCTGTCGGTGCTGGGGAGAGAGTGTGTCACTCCTGCTGTCAGAGCCTCACTGCAGACACCACGCTTCTCTACTTTAGTACAAAGACATGTTTTAAGAGCTCTGCCTCCTGTTCATAGCACTGGTCCCTTCCAACAGACTGCCCTACTCAATCG TGTAACCCCACTCATCCCTTCCTTGAAGCTCCAGCCAAGCAGAAATTTGACATACTACAGTCTGAGGAAAGGCAAGAGGAAGTCTGTGAAGTCAGTTGTGCAAAGGTTTCTCAGGCTGCACTGTGGCCTGTGGGTGAGGAGGAAG GCTGGATATAAGAAAAAGCTGTGGAAGAAGTCAGCAGTCCGGAAGAAGCGACTGCGagaacatgtattctgtaataaaACTCAGTGTAAACTCTTGGACAAAATGACCACATCCTTCTGGAAAAGAAGGAACTGGTATCTCAATGATCCCTACCAGAAGTACCATGATCGAGTTAACCTCAAAGTGTAA